ACTGATCTGCCCTTGTTTTACCAATGTTTACTATAGCTATAGGTCTTTTCGCGTCGACTGCCTGAAGAATTATTCTTAGCCCAGAGAAAACGGAAAGTGAAGATCCTAGTACCAGTAAAGAATCCGCCATTTCCACTTCCTGCTTTACTTTATCCACCCTTTGCCGTGGAACATTGTCCCCAAAGAACACAATGTCAGGTTTCAATATTCCTCCACATTTACCGCAAGATGGTACAACAAAGTTTTCAACCTGATCCTAAAGAAATGAAAGGGCAATTTATGTCAATATAGCAGTAACCAATAATgttaataattgaatttattttctggtATATGATCGATGGTACCTGCGACAATTCAACATCTCCATCAGGTCTCATCATCTGAGCTTCAGCCTTCATGTGTTTATTGTTTTGCTGTAGTATTTTCTGTAAATCGTATCTAGAGATTTTATGGTCGCAGTTTAAACATGTAACTCTAAAAGCAGTTCCATGGAGCTCGATCACATTTTTACTTCCAGCTTTGAAATGCAAATTGTCTACATTTTGCGTAATTACGCAGCTTACTTTCCCCGCATCTTCCAAATTCTTCAGTATCTTGTGTGTAGAATTGGGTACAAAAGAAGAGAACCTGCAGTAATGTTATTAGCAAACAGCTCTACTTCGATGATTGGATTTGTCAATACTGAAAAGTAATCAGAATACCAAACCTCGGCCATCCAACGTAATTCCTTGCCCAATATCGTCGTCTCGTTTGTTTACTTTCACAAAACTCTTTGTACAATACAGGTCTTCGGTCACTCCTGGCATACAAGCCTACGCCTTCGGATCTATAATCTGGAATTCCACTTTCAGTTGATATTCCAGCACCAGTTAGAAcgcatattttatttgaatttgtcATGAAACTTTCCAATTCCGATAATTCTTTCTCTCCGACGGGTTGACATTTCGGTACAAATGCTAGCGTTGAACAGCTGATACGATCTgtcaaattaatgaaatttaaactCTGTTGAATAttgtgaatttgaaataacttTCTCCATTTTAGAGACATTATTTTATATCCCTGCTAACTCTATTTGATATTTGCTACTTTACTATAATACATTTGAAAACATTGTTGAAACTAACAAGGTTAAAAACCCCCAAAATATTGGAGGTTACATAATGGAAATAATCCATACAATAACAGTGGCCATCGAGGTATCAAGGCTACATACGTTTCCGCGTCACTGATATATTTCAGCGTCTTTGGTTTCAGCCATTAATATCTGTACTCAAAGCGTTCTCCAAACTAGCTATAATCGTGTCTAACTATTGTCTAGTGTCTAGGTATATGACGGAGCAATATTATATACCACAGTCTACTTTATCGAATGATTTCGAACAAACATTGCGAACAACGACATCAGGGCCTGCGGCGTATTTTAGAACTACGGTCTGTTGTCACTTAGGTGGTCGGTTCGCCTGGCCAAGAGTGGCCAAGAGTAGATGAGCAGAGCAGGATTTATATTTCACGCAGCGTTTTCTTGTTTATAAACTAATTTCTAGTACAAAAAAGTAgcaaaattattgtgaacatGGACGACAAACTTCGGCA
The Neodiprion lecontei isolate iyNeoLeco1 chromosome 3, iyNeoLeco1.1, whole genome shotgun sequence DNA segment above includes these coding regions:
- the LOC107227144 gene encoding NAD-dependent protein deacylase Sirt4 isoform X2, which gives rise to MTNSNKICVLTGAGISTESGIPDYRSEGVGLYARSDRRPVLYKEFCESKQTRRRYWARNYVGWPRFSSFVPNSTHKILKNLEDAGKVSCVITQNVDNLHFKAGSKNVIELHGTAFRVTCLNCDHKISRYDLQKILQQNNKHMKAEAQMMRPDGDVELSQDQVENFVVPSCGKCGGILKPDIVFFGDNVPRQRVDKVKQEVEMADSLLVLGSSLSVFSGLRIILQAVDAKRPIAIVNIGKTRADQYAQIKVAARCGEILPKICSL
- the LOC107227144 gene encoding NAD-dependent protein deacylase Sirt4 isoform X1, which translates into the protein MSLKWRKLFQIHNIQQSLNFINLTDRISCSTLAFVPKCQPVGEKELSELESFMTNSNKICVLTGAGISTESGIPDYRSEGVGLYARSDRRPVLYKEFCESKQTRRRYWARNYVGWPRFSSFVPNSTHKILKNLEDAGKVSCVITQNVDNLHFKAGSKNVIELHGTAFRVTCLNCDHKISRYDLQKILQQNNKHMKAEAQMMRPDGDVELSQDQVENFVVPSCGKCGGILKPDIVFFGDNVPRQRVDKVKQEVEMADSLLVLGSSLSVFSGLRIILQAVDAKRPIAIVNIGKTRADQYAQIKVAARCGEILPKICSL